The nucleotide sequence AAATTGTTCATCCCgagattttattttcttacccCTGAGAAAAACACTTGCAGTGTGCAAATTTGCATTCCGGAAAACTCAcgataataaataaacatttgttGTATTCAATCTGCATAATCCACAATCATCAAATGTCAATAAtgcattacaactttttttattCGATGTATGTATTCAATCTGAATAAACCTCTATCATCAAATATCTGAGAGATGACACATTGAACTGAAAAAAGTAAAGGCCAAAAAAGACAGAACAACACTGAGTTTTAACAATAACAAACATGCTCTGCAAGAAAGATTACGAGCTGCTCTTCTTGTCCTTATCGGTAGTAATATCCTCAACATCATCGATGGAAGCAGTGAAGTTGAGTCTCTCTTCGGAGTTGGCAGTGATCACAGGCAACCAAACATCAGCAGTACCGCTAAGAAGAGACTGAACTTGCGGATCAGAAGCAAGAGCCGACGAGATCATCTCATCAACATCGTCAATCTTGGCTGATAACTTATCCAACTCATTAGCAATCTCCACCTCAGTGAGAGGCTGAGACGACTTTGATGGCACTTTGGTGACTTCTAAGCCCAGAGCTTCGATCTTTGAACGCAATTCCACTTCCTCTGTGTTCGTCAACGATTCAACCT is from Brassica napus cultivar Da-Ae chromosome A4, Da-Ae, whole genome shotgun sequence and encodes:
- the BNAA04G25670D gene encoding uncharacterized protein BNAA04G25670D, whose product is MADGKPDEQLFQLLSGLLQQVESLTNTEEVELRSKIEALGLEVTKVPSKSSQPLTEVEIANELDKLSAKIDDVDEMISSALASDPQVQSLLSGTADVWLPVITANSEERLNFTASIDDVEDITTDKDKKSSS